One genomic window of Chitinophagaceae bacterium includes the following:
- the can gene encoding carbonate dehydratase, with the protein MHPLQHLFEKNKAWADRVRSTQPDFFARLLQQQSPEYLWIGCSDSRVPANEIVGLLPGELFVHRNVANVVVHTDFNCLSVIEYAVEALGVKHIIVCGHYGCGGVQAALKDSQLGLIDNWLRHIKEVWKKYEKEISLIKGEHEKLNRLCELNVIEQVVNVCNTTIIQKAWGRGQKVAVHGWIYSIEDGQLRDLNVQLSNSTELKTFYEAANAAGLK; encoded by the coding sequence ATGCATCCACTCCAACATCTTTTCGAAAAAAATAAAGCATGGGCAGACAGGGTTCGCTCCACCCAACCCGATTTCTTCGCCAGGTTATTGCAGCAACAATCACCTGAATACCTGTGGATCGGTTGCTCCGACAGCCGTGTGCCTGCCAATGAAATTGTTGGCCTTTTGCCTGGCGAATTGTTTGTTCACCGGAATGTGGCCAACGTAGTGGTACACACAGATTTTAATTGCTTGTCAGTCATCGAATATGCAGTAGAAGCCCTTGGCGTAAAACACATTATCGTTTGTGGTCACTATGGTTGCGGCGGTGTGCAGGCTGCTCTGAAAGACAGTCAGCTCGGATTAATCGATAACTGGTTGCGCCACATCAAAGAAGTCTGGAAAAAATACGAAAAGGAAATCAGTCTTATTAAAGGCGAACACGAAAAGCTGAACCGGCTTTGTGAACTCAATGTGATTGAACAGGTAGTGAATGTTTGCAACACCACGATCATTCAAAAAGCCTGGGGTCGGGGACAGAAAGTGGCTGTCCATGGATGGATCTACAGTATTGAAGATGGACAACTCCGGGATTTGAATGTGCAACTTTCCAATTCAACAGAACTTAAAACATTCTATGAAGCAGCTAATGCTGCCGGTTTGAAATAG
- the mtgA gene encoding monofunctional biosynthetic peptidoglycan transglycosylase, protein MHQTRSEVKKIISKVWRLFKRIFLVLFIFHLAYLLLVKWVNPPITFTQLGSLLSGHGLKRDYVSYQQISSNAKLAVIASEDQLFPDHNGFDFNSIEKAMKYNEKHPNRVRGASTISQQVAKNVFLWQGRSWFRKGMEVYFTFMIELLYSKQRILELYLNVAEMGNGIFGIESASHSYFSKPASKLSRSEAAMIAACLPNPKVYKVKPMGKWVARRYPWIVRQMNHLDGDPDIEHILK, encoded by the coding sequence ATGCATCAAACCAGGAGTGAGGTGAAAAAAATTATTTCAAAAGTATGGCGATTATTCAAGCGCATTTTTCTTGTGTTGTTTATTTTTCATCTTGCTTATTTACTGTTAGTGAAATGGGTAAATCCACCTATCACTTTTACCCAGTTGGGCAGCCTGCTTTCCGGTCATGGCCTCAAACGGGATTATGTATCTTATCAGCAAATCAGTTCCAATGCCAAGCTCGCTGTGATTGCCAGTGAAGATCAGTTGTTTCCTGACCACAACGGATTTGATTTCAACAGTATTGAAAAGGCAATGAAGTATAATGAGAAACACCCGAACAGGGTGCGTGGTGCAAGCACCATCAGCCAGCAAGTTGCAAAAAATGTTTTTTTATGGCAGGGAAGATCATGGTTCCGAAAGGGAATGGAAGTTTATTTCACGTTTATGATTGAGTTGTTGTACAGCAAACAAAGAATACTTGAGCTTTATCTGAACGTTGCGGAAATGGGAAATGGAATATTTGGTATTGAAAGTGCGTCACACAGTTATTTCAGTAAGCCGGCATCGAAATTATCAAGAAGCGAAGCTGCCATGATTGCAGCATGCCTCCCGAATCCTAAAGTTTATAAAGTTAAACCTATGGGTAAATGGGTGGCAAGAAGATATCCCTGGATTGTACGTCAAATGAATCACCTCGATGGTGATCCTGATATTGAGCATATATTGAAATAG
- a CDS encoding START domain-containing protein — MSMNSGNVFLCCMFLCFSSFSFSQTGEWKLSKDQNGIKIYSRQVEGYSIAELKTEMNVKAPMNAVVAVIMDANNYYSWIYSCTSSAILKKISETEQYQYQVNDLPYPFNDRDIAIHFKIWQDKETKKVFTSSVGEPAYVPAKDGLVRIPVFIGGYEITPLANGEVQLAYQVRFDPGGNIPDWLVNMFIVKAPYESSLNLRELIESKKYDGTKFGFLTQ, encoded by the coding sequence ATGAGTATGAATTCAGGAAATGTTTTTTTGTGCTGTATGTTTTTGTGCTTCAGTAGTTTTTCATTTTCACAAACAGGTGAATGGAAACTTTCTAAAGATCAGAATGGCATAAAAATTTATTCACGCCAGGTGGAGGGCTATTCGATTGCAGAGCTTAAAACGGAGATGAATGTAAAGGCACCCATGAATGCTGTGGTGGCTGTGATCATGGATGCAAATAATTATTACAGCTGGATTTATTCCTGCACTTCATCTGCCATCCTGAAAAAAATCAGTGAAACAGAACAGTATCAATACCAGGTAAATGATTTACCCTATCCGTTCAACGACCGTGACATTGCGATACATTTTAAAATCTGGCAGGACAAAGAAACCAAAAAGGTGTTTACGAGTTCGGTAGGTGAACCTGCTTATGTTCCTGCTAAAGATGGACTTGTTCGTATTCCCGTCTTCATTGGTGGTTATGAAATCACACCATTGGCAAATGGTGAAGTGCAGCTCGCTTACCAGGTGCGTTTTGATCCCGGAGGTAATATTCCTGATTGGTTGGTGAATATGTTTATTGTCAAAGCACCTTATGAATCCAGTTTGAATTTGCGCGAGTTGATTGAGAGTAAAAAATATGATGGTACCAAATTTGGGTTTTTGACGCAATAG